In Candidatus Dadabacteria bacterium, the DNA window TCTTGCCCACACGCAGGAGTTAGAAGAGAAGATCAAGGTAAAGCGTGTTTCTGTAGAGCGTGGATCAAAAGCGAGGACGACTCCGCAGTCGGGGTAAAACAGAGAATCCGGTTCGCACACGCTATCTTGGGCTTTATTGACAATAAAAGACCCCTGTATATAGAATGATTAGCGGAAACTAGCCGCTACGCCGCGAAGAAAGGAGCCCAGTCTAACAATGACCCGCAAAGCCGTTTTAAAAAGAGAAACATCCGAAGTCAGCGCCAGCGTCGAGCTTGATCTCGACGGAACCGGGAAATTCGATATCTCGACGGGGGTGCCGTTTTTCGACCACATGCTGAGCCAGCTCGCAAAGCACGGCTACTTCGACCTCACGGTCAAGGCCGAAGGGGACATCGACGTTGATTTCCACCACACCGTGGAGGATGTCGGGATAGCGCTCGGGGAAGCTTTCTCAGAAGCCCTGGGCGACAAGAGGGGAATCACTAGGTACGGGCACGCCGTAATCCCTTTTGACGACGCGCTTGTTGTTGTGGCAGTCGATCTCAGCGACAGACCCTGCTTTGTTTTCAAGGGGGAGATTCCCGCTGGCAAGGTCGGGGACTTTGACTCGGAGCTTGCCGAGGAGTTCTTCAAGTCCCTCACGAACTCGCTTCGCTGCAACCTGCACATCGAGTTTCGCCACGGAACGAACCTGCACCACATAATAGAGGGCATGTTCAAGGCTCTGGGAAGATCCATGGATGTAGCCTCGGCGCTTGACGGGCGCCGCGACGATATTCCCTCGACCAAGGGGACGCTCTAGTGATTTCCATAGTGGATTACGGGATGGGGAACTTAAGAAGCGTCGAGAAGAGCTTTACCTCCCAGGGCATAGAGGTCCGCGTTACCGAGGACCCGGGCGACATAGAAGGCTCAAGCGGCCTCGTGGTTCCCGGGGTCGGGGCTTTCGGCGACTGCGTGAGGAACCTTCGCGAGCGCTCCATGACCGGCCCAATAAAGGATTTTATCGAAAGCGGGCGGCCTTTTCTGGGCATATGCCTCGGCTTCCAGGTCCTGTTCGAATCAAGCGAAGAGGCTCCCGGAGAAGAGGGCCTTGGGATCCTCAAAGGGAAGGTCGTTCGGTTCCGTGTCGAGGAAAAGAAACTGAAGGTGCCCCACATGGGCTGGAACAGGGTGAGCGCGCCCGAGCAGACTCGCATACTCGAGGGGATACCGCAGCAAAGCTGGTTTTACTTCGTTCACTCCTACCACGTGGTTTCGGATGAGCCCGGCGCGGATGTTCTGCTTTCCGACTATGGGGGCGAGTTCGAGGCGGGGGTCATATCGGGAAATCTTTCCGCCTTCCAGTTCCACCCTGAAAAAAGCTCCGACTACGGGCTCATGATCTTGAGGAACTTCTCGAAGCTCTGCCTTGAGAACTGATCCTTCTCCATTCCGTAGACCGCCTCGTAAGCGGCGTAGCTCCTTATGATTTTCTTTACGTAGTTCCTTGACTGCTCAAAGGGGATTTCCTCTATGAACTCGTCAATGTCGAGCGTCCCGTTTTTCTCATACCACGTCTTGGCGCTTGTGGGGCCGCCGTTATAGCCGGCTAGGCTTATGGCGAAGTTGCCCTCGAAGATCTCAAGCAGCCAGCTCAGGTAATAGCATCCCAGTTCAAGGTTTATGTCGGGAGAGAAAAGCTGGGAAGCCTGGAAATTGCTAAGACCCGCCTTGGGTGCCGTCTCAAGAGCCGTCGAGGGAAGCAGCTGCATGAGCCCCCTGGCGTCGGAAACCGAAACCGCCTCCTTGTCAAAATGGCTTTCCTCTCTTATGACGGAATAGACCAGGAACTCATCAAGCGTGTATTTGCGCGAAAAAACCTTCACCCGCTCCTCAAAGCCCTTCGGGAAGGAGAGGCGGAGCGCCTCGGGGGACCTGACGCCGTTTGCCAGGGTTATTGAGGTTTTGTAATCCTGTGCCTGCAGGTAAAGCGAGGCGAGGTAGAGGCGCTGCGCGCGCGTTTTCGCCCGGGGCCGCAGAAGCTCGGCTTCCCTAAGGGCAAGATCGTATACCCCGGCCTTGACGAAGAAAAGAAATTTCTCGAGCGCGGGATTTTTCCCGAAAGGGTTTCCCGACCAGGCAGCGGCGGGAGGCGGGGTGTGAAGCAGGTTTTCCCCGAGCCTCATCTTCGCGAGAGCCGAGTAGTAGGTGATTTTCGGGGATCCGGCGAGTTCTCCAAGCGCGAACAGCGCCCCGGGCTTGTCTCCCGCCCGCTCGGATGCCCTAGCGTACCAGTAAAGAAAGCGCTCCCGGTCCCTCCCCTTCGCCCAGGCGCGGTCGGAGAAAGCCTCAGCGGCCTTTTCGTACTCCTTTTTACTATAGTGCATCCACCCGAGGTTCCACGCGCTTTCCCGGGCCTCTTCCCTTCCGGGGTATTTCTCGATAACGAGGCGGTAGAGCCGGTGGGCCTCTTCAGGCTCGTTGCGCAGGTGGCGAAGCCTCGCAGCCTTAAGAAGCGACTTGGACGTCCAGGAGCTTTTGGGGTTTAGCCTGTGGAGTCTCTCGAAAACGCCTATGGCCTCCTCTTCTTTCTCCATGCTCATGAGAGTCACGCCCCTCCAGTAAAAGGCCTTCGGGGAATCAATCCCCGAGAATACCTTCAGGGCTTCTGGAAACCGGGAAAGCCTGTAGAGGCAGATGCCGGTTTTCGTTCTTACCGCGTTTGTTCGCGGCGCTCCGGAGAAGGCCTCAAGCGCCCCCTCCCAGTTGCCGGCCTCGAACATGACGTCCCCTCTTTTTTCAAACTGCTGCGGCGAAGGGGTAAAGACTTTTCCGTTTTTCTTGTGAAGCTCGAATGCGTAATCCGAGAAGCTTACCTCCGGGTGCTCTGCCCATATCCTCTCGAATATCTCGGAGGCCGCGGGGAAGTCTCCCTGTCTCTCCTTTATTTCGCCGAGGTTTTTCAGGTAAACGGCTTTTTTCCACCTGCTGTCGGTCCGCTGGGCAAGATGGGAGTATGTTTTTTCCGCCTCCGCGTGACGATCGTTCTCGAGGTGGATGTCAGCAAGCCGCTCACGGGCGTCATGGCCGATCGCCGAGTCCGGGTGGTGTTTCAGTATCTTCAGGAAAAGCGCCTCTGCCCTCTCCTTCTGCCCGAGGCCTAAAGCCGCCTCCGCTTCGTAGTAAAGCAGATAATCCTCTATAAAGATGAGCTTATCCTTTATCTCGGCGAGAGCCCCGTGCACCTCGGCGTGCTGCCGCTCCCGGGCGTGGCAGTGAACCTTGAGAAACCACGCCTCGAGGGTTTTCTCGGTGGATTGCAGGACTTTTTCGCAGTCGACGTGGTTGGCGCGCGCGCCCTCGGCCGCGGCGGCGAGGAGAAGCAGGGCAAGGAGAAAGACGCTGAGAGCTGCTTTTTTCGGATCCATCACCTTGAGTTCTCCGTGGCCAGAAGGTCTCTTATGCCTTCCCCGAAGAGATTAAAGGAAAGCGCCGTTATGAAAATCGCGATGCTTGGAAACACTATAAGGTGGGGGAAAGTCCTTATTCCCTGCCACCCGGTGCTCGCAAGCGTGCCCCAGCTCGCCTCAGGCGGAGATATCCCGAGGCCGAGAAAGCTGAGGGTGGATTCCGTGAGGATTGCGTAAGGAACTGAAAACGTGACGGTGACTATGAGGGGACTTAGCGTGTTCGGAAGTATGTGCCTTGCGAGAATGGTACGCGGCGAGGCCCCGAGCGCCCTTGCGGACTCAACGTACTCAAACGACTTTATCTGCAAAACACTTCCCCTCACTATCCTCGCGACCCTCATCCACGACATCACCCCGAGAGATATTACGATGCCCGTAATCCCCGTTCCGATAACGAGCGTCAGAAGGACTATCAGCAGAAGGTCCGGGACGGCGTAGAACACGTCGACCGTGCGCATTATAAGCTCGTCCGTTTTCCCCCCGGCGTATCCCGAGACCGCTCCGAGAACCGTTCCGATGACAAGCGCCATCGCGGCGGTTCCGACGGCGACCGCTATCGATATCCTCGAGCCGTGGATTACCCTGCTCAGAAGATCGCGTCCCTCCTGGTCCGTTCCCATGAGGTGCACGGAATCGGGGGCGCGAAGCGCGTTTGCGAAATTCGTCTGGTCGTACTCGTAGGGGGAGAGGGCGGGCGCGAAAATCGCGACCAGAATTATAAGGAATATTATCGTTCCCGTGATTATTATCTGGGTTTTTACGTACATGCTGTTTTGGGCCCGGGACGCTCAGGCGTCCTTTCTGTGTGAGGCCCGGACTACCGTCTTTATTCCGCCGCGGACGTTGAAGTCGCCCGTCACCTCGACCGACCTCGGATCGCACGCGGAGACGAAATCGTTGAGGATCCTGTTCGTCACGTGCTCGTGGAACTCGCCCGTGTTCCTGTAGGAGAACATGTAGAGCTTAAGGGACTTAAGTTCCACGCAGAGCCTGTCGGGCACGTACTTTATTGTGATGGTCGCAAAGTCCGGCTGTCCCGTTTTCGGGCAAACGCAGGTAAACTCGGGACACGATATCTCGATTTCGTAATCCCTCTCCGGGTTTTTGTTCTCGAAAGTCTCGAGGATTTCCGGGCTCGGTTCGTCCATTGGCCAGAAACGCCGCGCGGCCTTTGCGGGCGCCACCTCCGTATCCGCTTAATTTATCAGATGTCAGCCGGTAATCAACCCCGGCCGCGGGAGTTTGCTTTGGTTTGACACCGCGGAGTTTAGAGTCAATAATCTTTTCTCCGCATTCTGGGGCATCGTATAACGGCAGTACAGCGGACTCTGGATCCGCTAGTCTAGGTTCGAATCCTAGTGCCCCAGCCAGCTTTTCGTCTTTGACAATTTTGGTTTCTGTAAAAAATGGGATTTAGCAAGCAGAACATATCTGCAAATATAGAAATTTGGCCACTTCTATATTCTTTTCAGCGTTATTGTCAAAGGGCTTTGGGAAATCAAGCCTAAATCTAGTCACAGATTATATTCTGTAATTTTATCCTTGACTTACAGCTTTTATCCTGTTAACATTGGTTTTACTTACAGAATATAGGCTGTGATATGACAAACAAATTTAAGTATATGCAATTGCAGACGCTGGATGACCACCTTTCCAGAGTGAATGTTTGCGACCGTCCCTCTGGCGGTTGGATTCGTGCTGTCCGCACCTCGCTTGGCATGAGCGTTCGTCAGATGGCGGAACGTATAGGCATCACACAGCAATCCGCCGCTCGTTTGGAGAAAAACGAGATCAATGATGCGATTACACTTAGGTCGCTTCGCAAGGCGGCTGAAGCATTGGATTGCAGGCTCGTTTATGTTTTTGTTCCAAATGATGGCTCCTTGCGGAACATCGTGCGCAAGCAGGCGCTCAGAAAGGCTCGTGATATCGTTGATCCTGTGGACCACAGCATGATGCTTGAAGCGCAGGATGTAGGCGACAGGCAGGAGAAAACCGCCCAAATCGCTGATGAGTTGGTGCGCAACCCTGCCATCAGTCTGTGGGACTGAAATGGTTCAGTATCGTTATACAGAGGGCCAGACCCCGCTTAGCGAGGAAGAGAAGGAACATCTCGTTCCCACCATATTAATGCGTGAAGATCTGGACCGTTTCGAGCGGAGAAATTTATCCTGAACCTTCATAAGCGCATGTTCGGTCGTGTCTGGAAATGGGCAGGTCAGTACCGAAAATCCGACAAAAACATCGGCGTCAACTATTCCCTCATCCAGACCGAATTTCGCAAGTTGCTGGACGATGCCGCTTATTGGCTGGAACACAATACCTACGGTGTTACTGAACTGGCCGTTATTTTTCATCACCGGTTAGTGAAAATTCACCTTTTTCCGAACGGCAACGGCCGACACGCGCGCTTGCTTGCCGATGTAATAGTTGCCAAATATGGTGGTGAAAAACTCACATGGGGCGGTGGTGCCGACCTCACTGCGTCTGAAGATGTCCGCGAACGCTATATTGCGGCACTGCGTGAGGCTGACTCTGGTATCTATGATTCCCTGATTTCGTTTGCTAAGTCGTAATTCATTAGAAACTAACCATGTAAAGGAGTTACCGAAATGTCTGGACACAAGCTGTCACCTGAGAACGGAGAAAAACAACCCGCTCGGGTCGAGCCTAAAGATGAGGCTGAATCCAGTTTTTTCTCACGTATTTCCGGTTCGTTAAAGGGTACTGTAACTATCTCACCGGGTGTGGACTTGACCTTGCCTGTCGGCAGGGAATGGGACATCACTGAATAAATAAAGGCGGATTGCCCGAAGCAACATCACTCCATTATCTCGAATCGGAATATGTCCGGCCTTGAGAAATGCCCCACGGAGTCTATTACGGTCTTTGCCCTTATTATCTGGTCAAGCTCGATCTCCGCGTAGAGAATCTCTTCCTTTCCGTATACGGGGCCGATTATGTACTGTCCCCTGGGGTTTATTATGCCGCTTCCCCCGGGGTAATCCCAGATCGTATGCTCCTTCAGGGGAAAGGAGTCGGGAATCATATCCTCTTCTATGAAACCGGCTGAGATTATGACGAACACCTGTCCCTCAAACGCGTACTGTCGGCTCGCGAAATCCATCGTGTCCTTAACGAACGAGTGTCCTCCCCAGAGACCCACGTGCACCTGCTCCCCCTTGGTGAACATCGCGTACTTCTCAAGGGTCATGTGGTGCTCGTAGCAGAAAAGTCCCCCTATTTTCCCGATTTCGGTGTCAAACACCCTCACGTCCTCGGCGGTTCCGTTCGCCCATACGCATTTCTCGCTGTCAATCGACATCAGCTTTCTGTGCCTTCCGAGAAGGGAGCCGTCCTTGCCGAAGTAGAGTATGGTGTTGTAGAGGGTTCCTCCCTCTTTTTCGTTAACCCCTATTACGACGCAGGTCTTGGCCCGCTTCGCCGCATTGCCGATTCTTTTGGTGTCCTCCCCGGGAACCTCGACCGAGTTTCTGTGTAGCTCGACGTGGGCGTCCATGGTGAGCTTTTTCTCGGCCCCGAACCCGAGATCCTTCGGCCAGTAGGGATAGGTGGGTATGAAGGCCTCGGGGAAAACCACGAGTTCAGCCCCGTTTCCCGCTGCTTCCTTTATAAGCCTGAGGACCTTGTCGACCGTGCCCTTTCTGTCGAGAAAAACGGGAGCTGCCTGCACCGCAGCCGCCGTGAAGGATTTTCCGTTGCTCATAATGGGTTATTATACAACGGAACTCAGGGAAAATGCAGATTCATTTTGAGTTTGCGTCTCTCTTTGGAACCAGAGCATGACCCTCCCGCCTGCGTTTAGTGGTCAGGGGAAACAAGGGTTACGTGGTCACCTTCAATTTTCTCCCGGAATCTCTCCGGCATGTCATCCCACACGAACAGGTCCACCCGAAACGGAAGATCGCTCTGTTCAAGAGCTTCCCGAAGATCGCCGACCTGTCTTCTCTGTCCGCTTCCGGCAAATACCACCATGTCGAGATCCGAACTCTTTTTCGCGGCAAGCCTCGCGCGGGAACCGTATACCCAGACGCGGGTATTCGGAAGATGCTTTTTAAGCAGCGCAAGAAGAACGCCGCGCTGCTCAGAAGAGATATCAATAGCTTTTACTGTTTCCATGTTTCTCCGCTCATTGTTTCGTAAAGACCTGTGGCATCGTCAATAAAGCTGCTTATGATTCCAAGGCATCTTCTGGCCTTTCCCTCATCATAGTCATGGCTTGTATTGATGCGGCTGTTTGCGTAATCAAGCCATTTTTCGATCGGTGAGGGGAGAAGGTTGTTTTCAAAGGCCAGTCTGAAAACAGGTTTCGGGCTGTTTGGGGCATCTGGAACGCCGAGTTCCTCTGCGAGGTGGCGTCTCAGCACCTTCCATAGGCAGTCGTAACAGACCTCAAACCTGTGTATGACCGACTCGGCCACAGCTTCCCGCATTATCGAATCCAGGTCAGAGTTCTCTATGGCACGGTAATTTCCGTACTGTTCCTCAAGGCGTTTCAGGGAATTTTGAAATTTGTCGTATTCAATCATGAAAACGATCCTTCATTGCCAAGTCCTGTCTTCCCGGCGAAGCTCCTCGTGACTGCGGTGGAGGATTTCGGAAAGAACCTGAAGCCGGACTCCACCTATCATAAAGGATTTCCCGTTGCTCATAATGGGTTATTATATAACGGAAGTTAAAAAAAAGCAGGGTTTCTGACCCGAAGCGAGGGGGTAAAAATGGCAAGACTTGATGGAAAAACGGCGCTCATAACGGGCGGGGGAGAGGGAATAGGAAAAGCTACGGCGCTTTTGTTCTCAGCAGAAGGCGCCAACGTGGGCATAATGTCGAGAACCGCGGAGAGGCTTGACGAGGTGGTTTCTGAGAACCCGGGACCCGGGGAGATAAGGGCCTATCCGGGTGACGTTTCCATAGAAGAGGACGCAAAGAGGGTGGTAGAGGCCTTCTACGGAGATTTCGGAAGGGTCGACATACTGTTTAACAACGCCGGGATACTTGAGGGCGGCACTGTGGTGACTACCTCTAACGAGGTTTGGGACCGCACGATCGACATAAACGTGAAGGGGGTCTTTCTCGTAAGCAAGTACGTGGTTCCGCTCATGGCCAAGCACGGCGGGGGCTCCATAATCAACAACTCAAGCGTGCTCGGCATCGTGGGGATGGAGGGCTGCGTGGCGTATAATGCCTCTAAGGGAGCCGTGAGGCAGATAACGAGGAGCATGGCCCTTGATCACGCGAAGGACAACATAAGGACAAATTCCGTCTGTCCCGGCTACATAAAGACCAAGATGGACCCCGAGTTCATGGGGAACCCCCCGGACGCGGAGGAGCAGCTCGACGCGATAGCGGCCGACATGATTCCCCTTGTTAGAAGGGCCGAGGCGGAGGAGGTGGCCCACTCGGTGCTCTACCT includes these proteins:
- the queF gene encoding preQ(1) synthase, which codes for MDEPSPEILETFENKNPERDYEIEISCPEFTCVCPKTGQPDFATITIKYVPDRLCVELKSLKLYMFSYRNTGEFHEHVTNRILNDFVSACDPRSVEVTGDFNVRGGIKTVVRASHRKDA
- a CDS encoding ABC transporter permease gives rise to the protein MYVKTQIIITGTIIFLIILVAIFAPALSPYEYDQTNFANALRAPDSVHLMGTDQEGRDLLSRVIHGSRISIAVAVGTAAMALVIGTVLGAVSGYAGGKTDELIMRTVDVFYAVPDLLLIVLLTLVIGTGITGIVISLGVMSWMRVARIVRGSVLQIKSFEYVESARALGASPRTILARHILPNTLSPLIVTVTFSVPYAILTESTLSFLGLGISPPEASWGTLASTGWQGIRTFPHLIVFPSIAIFITALSFNLFGEGIRDLLATENSR
- the hisH gene encoding imidazole glycerol phosphate synthase subunit HisH; this encodes MISIVDYGMGNLRSVEKSFTSQGIEVRVTEDPGDIEGSSGLVVPGVGAFGDCVRNLRERSMTGPIKDFIESGRPFLGICLGFQVLFESSEEAPGEEGLGILKGKVVRFRVEEKKLKVPHMGWNRVSAPEQTRILEGIPQQSWFYFVHSYHVVSDEPGADVLLSDYGGEFEAGVISGNLSAFQFHPEKSSDYGLMILRNFSKLCLEN
- a CDS encoding nucleotidyltransferase substrate binding protein codes for the protein MIEYDKFQNSLKRLEEQYGNYRAIENSDLDSIMREAVAESVIHRFEVCYDCLWKVLRRHLAEELGVPDAPNSPKPVFRLAFENNLLPSPIEKWLDYANSRINTSHDYDEGKARRCLGIISSFIDDATGLYETMSGETWKQ
- a CDS encoding nucleotidyltransferase domain-containing protein; the encoded protein is METVKAIDISSEQRGVLLALLKKHLPNTRVWVYGSRARLAAKKSSDLDMVVFAGSGQRRQVGDLREALEQSDLPFRVDLFVWDDMPERFREKIEGDHVTLVSPDH
- a CDS encoding mobile mystery protein A; the encoded protein is MTNKFKYMQLQTLDDHLSRVNVCDRPSGGWIRAVRTSLGMSVRQMAERIGITQQSAARLEKNEINDAITLRSLRKAAEALDCRLVYVFVPNDGSLRNIVRKQALRKARDIVDPVDHSMMLEAQDVGDRQEKTAQIADELVRNPAISLWD
- a CDS encoding glucose 1-dehydrogenase, which gives rise to MARLDGKTALITGGGEGIGKATALLFSAEGANVGIMSRTAERLDEVVSENPGPGEIRAYPGDVSIEEDAKRVVEAFYGDFGRVDILFNNAGILEGGTVVTTSNEVWDRTIDINVKGVFLVSKYVVPLMAKHGGGSIINNSSVLGIVGMEGCVAYNASKGAVRQITRSMALDHAKDNIRTNSVCPGYIKTKMDPEFMGNPPDAEEQLDAIAADMIPLVRRAEAEEVAHSVLYLASDEARYVTGSDLVIDGGWTTL
- the hisB gene encoding imidazoleglycerol-phosphate dehydratase HisB, which translates into the protein MTRKAVLKRETSEVSASVELDLDGTGKFDISTGVPFFDHMLSQLAKHGYFDLTVKAEGDIDVDFHHTVEDVGIALGEAFSEALGDKRGITRYGHAVIPFDDALVVVAVDLSDRPCFVFKGEIPAGKVGDFDSELAEEFFKSLTNSLRCNLHIEFRHGTNLHHIIEGMFKALGRSMDVASALDGRRDDIPSTKGTL
- a CDS encoding transglycosylase SLT domain-containing protein codes for the protein MDPKKAALSVFLLALLLLAAAAEGARANHVDCEKVLQSTEKTLEAWFLKVHCHARERQHAEVHGALAEIKDKLIFIEDYLLYYEAEAALGLGQKERAEALFLKILKHHPDSAIGHDARERLADIHLENDRHAEAEKTYSHLAQRTDSRWKKAVYLKNLGEIKERQGDFPAASEIFERIWAEHPEVSFSDYAFELHKKNGKVFTPSPQQFEKRGDVMFEAGNWEGALEAFSGAPRTNAVRTKTGICLYRLSRFPEALKVFSGIDSPKAFYWRGVTLMSMEKEEEAIGVFERLHRLNPKSSWTSKSLLKAARLRHLRNEPEEAHRLYRLVIEKYPGREEARESAWNLGWMHYSKKEYEKAAEAFSDRAWAKGRDRERFLYWYARASERAGDKPGALFALGELAGSPKITYYSALAKMRLGENLLHTPPPAAAWSGNPFGKNPALEKFLFFVKAGVYDLALREAELLRPRAKTRAQRLYLASLYLQAQDYKTSITLANGVRSPEALRLSFPKGFEERVKVFSRKYTLDEFLVYSVIREESHFDKEAVSVSDARGLMQLLPSTALETAPKAGLSNFQASQLFSPDINLELGCYYLSWLLEIFEGNFAISLAGYNGGPTSAKTWYEKNGTLDIDEFIEEIPFEQSRNYVKKIIRSYAAYEAVYGMEKDQFSRQSFEKFLKIMSP
- a CDS encoding carbon-nitrogen hydrolase family protein, coding for MSNGKSFTAAAVQAAPVFLDRKGTVDKVLRLIKEAAGNGAELVVFPEAFIPTYPYWPKDLGFGAEKKLTMDAHVELHRNSVEVPGEDTKRIGNAAKRAKTCVVIGVNEKEGGTLYNTILYFGKDGSLLGRHRKLMSIDSEKCVWANGTAEDVRVFDTEIGKIGGLFCYEHHMTLEKYAMFTKGEQVHVGLWGGHSFVKDTMDFASRQYAFEGQVFVIISAGFIEEDMIPDSFPLKEHTIWDYPGGSGIINPRGQYIIGPVYGKEEILYAEIELDQIIRAKTVIDSVGHFSRPDIFRFEIME